One genomic region from Magallana gigas chromosome 3, xbMagGiga1.1, whole genome shotgun sequence encodes:
- the LOC105343285 gene encoding macrophage mannose receptor 1 isoform X1 has product MFTFIQVILMFCICFKMSQGLQGGRICLSCNGVVKPRDCSTVVVCGTHELCGLEQVVSSAGIITYNVGCRSSHVCSSPSKKSVPKERSNIVTCERCCNGTDLCNSEGCGATGFDPATGKYCYSCPQHIHPDKCDHIYFCYEDQDCYIGKTTFNVDSFYESRCQSKSLCPSTGAGTSACCKTPLCNTGSQLSGGSPALTTPKPHINHAEPHCPTQWITQRNSNNVQYMYCLYPNQLVPWHTAKLICNRHNTHLPIIETDEEKAIIDRIAANTEIWLDATDRDQEGVFVWSTTKETVSKYYWASNEPDDPKYTADEDCVEMGPNYLMGWNDAPCDRHVGVLCEYGVTKHVQQPSVACPTGWRSAFNLEYCIVKNSGNWYQSKNYCQTLGAHLPIVDSQAKMDKLRQLEPNMEFWTDGTEEGHHGQWQWSSIVQAIHNNIWLAGEPNDYNGILEECMETGSKYNWEWNDAPCSWQNRSTHVVCEKPSPTFNQVIG; this is encoded by the exons ATGTTCACGTTTATTCAGGTCATTCTTATGTTCTGCATATGTTTCAAAATGTCTCAAG GTTTACAAGGAGGCCGGATTTGTCTCTCTTGCAATGGAGTTGTCAAACCACGTGACTGTTCTACTGTTGTCGTCTGCGGAACACATGAA CTCTGTGGGCTAGAACAGGTTGTGTCGAGCGCAGGGATTATCACATACAATGTCGGTTGTCGCTCTTCTCAT GTATGCAGTTCTCCCAGTAAGAAATCTGTCCCGAAAGAAAGGTCCAACATTGTCACATGTGAGCGCTGCTGTAATGGAACTGACCTTTGTAACAGCGAAGGTTGTGGGGCTACAG GTTTTGATCCCGCAACCGGAAAGTATTGCTATTCTTGTCCACAACACATTCACCCGGATAAATGTGACCATATCTACTTTTGTTATGAAGACcag GATTGTTACATCGGAAAAACTACTTTTAATGTGGACAGCTTTTATGAATCTCGATGTCAAAGTAAATCA CTTTGTCCGTCCACTGGGGCAGGTACGTCTGCTTGCTGCAAAACCCCCCTGTGTAACACCGGGTCTCAGCTATCGGGAGGAAGCCCGGCTTTAACAACCCCAAAACCAC ATATAAATCATGCAGAACCACATTGTCCAACGCAATGGATTACTCAAAGAAATTCCAacaatgtacaatatatgtACTGTTTATATCCAAACCAGCTTGTACCGTGGCATACAGCAAAG CTGATATGTAATCGGCATAACACTCATCTCCCGATCATAGAGACGGACGAAGAAAAGGCAATCATCGACAGAATCGCTGCCAATACCGAGA TATGGCTAGATGCAACAGACCGAGACCAAGAGGGTGTGTTCGTGTGGTCCACTACTAAAGAAACTGTTTCTAAATACTACTGGGCCAGTAATGAACCAGATGACCCCAAATATACCGCGGATGAAGACTGTGTGGAGATGGGTCCGAACTACCTGATGGGTTGGAACGATGCCCCCTGTGACAGACATGTTGGTGTACTGTGTGAATACGG TGTTACCAAGCATGTACAACAACCATCAGTAG CTTGTCCGACCGGATGGAGATCTGCATTCAATTTAGAATACTGTATCGTGAAGAATTCTGGGAATTGGTACCAATCGAAA AACTACTGCCAAACTCTTGGGGCACACTTACCAATTGTAGACAGCCAGGCCAAAATGGATAAACTGCGTCAATTGGAACCCAACATGGAGT TTTGGACGGACGGTACCGAGGAAGGGCACCATGGACAATGGCAGTGGAGTTCGATAGTTCAAGCCATTCATAA CAACATTTGGTTAGCAGGAGAACCAAACGACTACAATGGGATTCTGGAAGAGTGCATGGAGACCGGAAGTAAATATAACTGGGAGTGGAATGACGCCCCCTGCTCATGGCAGAACAGATCAACGCACGTAGTCTGCGAGAAACCAAGTCCAACGTTTAATCAGGTCATCGGATAA
- the LOC105343285 gene encoding macrophage mannose receptor 1 isoform X2 produces MSVVALLMYAVLPVRNLSRKKGPTLSHVSAAVMELTFVTAKVVGLQVLIPQPESIAILVHNTFTRINVTISTFVMKTRIVTSEKLLLMWTAFMNLDVKVNQYLCPSTGAGTSACCKTPLCNTGSQLSGGSPALTTPKPHINHAEPHCPTQWITQRNSNNVQYMYCLYPNQLVPWHTAKLICNRHNTHLPIIETDEEKAIIDRIAANTEIWLDATDRDQEGVFVWSTTKETVSKYYWASNEPDDPKYTADEDCVEMGPNYLMGWNDAPCDRHVGVLCEYGVTKHVQQPSVACPTGWRSAFNLEYCIVKNSGNWYQSKNYCQTLGAHLPIVDSQAKMDKLRQLEPNMEFWTDGTEEGHHGQWQWSSIVQAIHNNIWLAGEPNDYNGILEECMETGSKYNWEWNDAPCSWQNRSTHVVCEKPSPTFNQVIG; encoded by the exons ATGTCGGTTGTCGCTCTTCTCAT GTATGCAGTTCTCCCAGTAAGAAATCTGTCCCGAAAGAAAGGTCCAACATTGTCACATGTGAGCGCTGCTGTAATGGAACTGACCTTTGTAACAGCGAAGGTTGTGGGGCTACAG GTTTTGATCCCGCAACCGGAAAGTATTGCTATTCTTGTCCACAACACATTCACCCGGATAAATGTGACCATATCTACTTTTGTTATGAAGACcag GATTGTTACATCGGAAAAACTACTTTTAATGTGGACAGCTTTTATGAATCTCGATGTCAAAGTAAATCAGTAT CTTTGTCCGTCCACTGGGGCAGGTACGTCTGCTTGCTGCAAAACCCCCCTGTGTAACACCGGGTCTCAGCTATCGGGAGGAAGCCCGGCTTTAACAACCCCAAAACCAC ATATAAATCATGCAGAACCACATTGTCCAACGCAATGGATTACTCAAAGAAATTCCAacaatgtacaatatatgtACTGTTTATATCCAAACCAGCTTGTACCGTGGCATACAGCAAAG CTGATATGTAATCGGCATAACACTCATCTCCCGATCATAGAGACGGACGAAGAAAAGGCAATCATCGACAGAATCGCTGCCAATACCGAGA TATGGCTAGATGCAACAGACCGAGACCAAGAGGGTGTGTTCGTGTGGTCCACTACTAAAGAAACTGTTTCTAAATACTACTGGGCCAGTAATGAACCAGATGACCCCAAATATACCGCGGATGAAGACTGTGTGGAGATGGGTCCGAACTACCTGATGGGTTGGAACGATGCCCCCTGTGACAGACATGTTGGTGTACTGTGTGAATACGG TGTTACCAAGCATGTACAACAACCATCAGTAG CTTGTCCGACCGGATGGAGATCTGCATTCAATTTAGAATACTGTATCGTGAAGAATTCTGGGAATTGGTACCAATCGAAA AACTACTGCCAAACTCTTGGGGCACACTTACCAATTGTAGACAGCCAGGCCAAAATGGATAAACTGCGTCAATTGGAACCCAACATGGAGT TTTGGACGGACGGTACCGAGGAAGGGCACCATGGACAATGGCAGTGGAGTTCGATAGTTCAAGCCATTCATAA CAACATTTGGTTAGCAGGAGAACCAAACGACTACAATGGGATTCTGGAAGAGTGCATGGAGACCGGAAGTAAATATAACTGGGAGTGGAATGACGCCCCCTGCTCATGGCAGAACAGATCAACGCACGTAGTCTGCGAGAAACCAAGTCCAACGTTTAATCAGGTCATCGGATAA
- the LOC105343290 gene encoding sodium-dependent serotonin transporter, giving the protein MAPSGTALVDGVAMVEKTKPVQERERWDKKIEFLLAVVGFAVDLGNVWRFPYVCFNNGGGAFLLPYLVMLIFCGLPLFYMELALGQFQRCGCLTVWNRICPAFKGIGFAIIVIATYISWYYNTIIAWCVYYFFSSMRADVPWKTCNNEWNLEKQCMRYPTDERYNDSTKLFCFDGENSTSCIFKNQTQTPTEQYFEREVLGLQYADGINRVGGVNWIIALCLLGVFVLVYFAMWKGIKSSGKFVWVTATMPYVVLLILLIRGCMLEGSLKGIIYYVTPVWSEIAKKEVWIAATAQIFFSLGPGFGVLLALSSYNKLNNNCYKDALITSSINCFTSFFAGFAVFAVLGHMATIQGKEVRDVARSDVGLIFIVYPEAISTLQVSPVWAMLFFLMFITLGLDTTFGGLEAICTGILDEWPILRKHRKLFVLFLMMYCFVGALATTTYGGIHVVQLLDSYVAPIALIFVVFLEAVSVSWLYGVERFSDDIKSMLGFRPGIFWRICWKFLSPAILLFLFVMSLIDHQPMPYADYAYPQWAIAVGWLIVMSSLSFIPGYFIYILIITPGTFLERLRSVFIPVEVPDHGYAEPVPV; this is encoded by the exons ATGGCCCCCAGCGGTACTGCGCTCGTTGATGGGGTGGCTATGGTAGAGAAGACGAAGCCAGTCcaggagagagagaggtggGATAAGAAAATTGAATTCTTGCTGGCTGTAGTCGGTTTCGCCGTCGATTTGGGGAATGTTTGGAGATTTCCTTATGTTTGTTTTAACAATGGTGGAG GTGCCTTTCTGCTTCCGTATCTGGTAATGTTGATATTTTGTGGATTACCTCTGTTTTACATGGAGTTGGCACTCGGCCAATTCCAAAGATGCGGATGTCTGACAGTGTGGAATAGAATATGCCCCGCATTCAAAG GAATTGGTTTCGCCATCATTGTCATCGCCACCTACATTTCTTGGTACTACAACACGATCATCGCGTGGTGTGTGTACTACTTTTTCTCCTCCATGAGGGCGGACGTTCCGTGGAAGACATGTAATAATGAGTGGAACCTAGAGAAGCAGTGCATGAGATATCCGACGGACGAGCGTTACAATGACTCCACAAAGCTCTTCTGCTTCGACGGAGAAAACAGCACGTCCTGTATCTTCAAAAACCAAACCCAAACGCccactgaacaatattttga GAGAGAAGTGTTGGGACTTCAGTATGCTGACGGGATCAATCGAGTGGGCGGGGTCAACTGGATAATCGCTCTGTGCCTACTCGGGGTCTTCGTCCTTGTATACTTCGCCATGTGGAAGGGAATCAAAAGTTCCGGAAAG TTTGTGTGGGTGACCGCCACGATGCCGTACGTCGTTCTGCTCATTCTGCTGATCCGCGGCTGTATGTTGGAGGGCTCCCTGAAAGGAATCATCTACTACGTGACTCCAGTCTGGAGTGAAATTGCAAAAAAGGAA GTTTGGATCGCTGCTACGGCTCAGATTTTCTTCTCCCTGGGTCCTGGGTTCGGGGTTTTGTTGGCGCTATCAAGCTACAACAAGCTGAACAACAACTGTTACAA agATGCTTTGATTACAAGTTCCATTAACTGCTTCACCAGTTTCTTCGCTGGCTTTGCTGTGTTTGCCGTATTAGGTCACATGGCAACAATTCAGGGTAAAGAAGTCAGAGATGTGGCAAGAAGCG ACGTGGGACTTATCTTCATCGTGTACCCCGAGGCTATATCAACGCTACAGGTCTCCCCAGTATGGGCAATGTTGTTCTTCCTAATGTTCATCACACTTGGCCTTGATACAACA TTCGGTGGACTAGAAGCAATATGTACGGGGATTTTGGACGAGTGGCCCATACTACGGAAACACAGAAAGCTGTTCGTGCTCTTCCTGATGATGTACTGCTTTGTTGGAGCACTGGCCACTACTACTTAC GGCGGAATCCATGTGGTTCAGTTGCTGGACTCCTATGTCGCTCCCATTGCCCTCATCTTTGTGGTGTTCCTGGAAGCTGTCTCTGTATCCTGGCTATACG gagTAGAAAGATTTAGTGATGATATTAAGTCGATGCTGGGTTTCAGGCCCGGCATTTTCTGGAGAATTTGCTGGAAGTTCCTCAGTCCTGCTATACTGCTT TTCCTTTTCGTCATGTCGCTGATTGATCATCAGCCGATGCCGTATGCGGATTATGCATACCCCCAATGGGCGATTGCCGTTGGATGGTTGATTGTAATGTCATCTTTAAGTTTCATCCCGGgatattttatctatatactTATCATAACACCTGGTACCTTTCTGGAA AGGCTACGTTCGGTGTTTATCCCAGTGGAAGTTCCGGACCACGGCTATGCAGAGCCAGTTCCGGTCTAA
- the LOC105343289 gene encoding uncharacterized protein produces MSNDKSDSKKPLTLPTIYGHLDITLKSPHFRRKQDRLFDIVQDFRVRGAKDRDSVSLPGREFLSLPEIDSQRKVSPSKLLTRQPTFVKSRLPRSRQSWHSNKTITSYQRSILDDNEKDFTKRLTEKKTKKLLGELYTDKQYLEYIVNSSENSGLGKDIFEKSKKGLDYLKDRCMFWENQTPIPLRPDPMLLQQLYGSRMPSRRMSVTRQAPGSPMTQVKLDSLRDKDRGKTFYR; encoded by the exons ATGTCTAACGACAAATCGGATTCTAAAAAGCCCCTTACCCTCCCTACCATATATGGACATTTGGACATTACCCTAAAGTCACCCCATTTCCGCAGAAAACAAGACAGACTGTTCGACATCGTGCAAGACTTCCGTGTCCGGGGGGCCAAGGATAGGGACAGCGTTTCCCTTCCTGGCCGGGAGTTCCTCTCACTTCCCGAAATAGATTCCCAAAGGAAAGTGTCGCCCAGCAAATTGCTGACGCGACAACCAACCTTCGTAAAGTCTCGTCTGCCTCGCTCGCGCCAAAGCTGGCACAGCAATAAAACTATAACTAGTTATCAGCGTTCAATACTGGATGATAATGAAAAAGACTTCACTAAAAGGCTCACCGAGAAAAAGACCAAAAAACTGCTCGGAGAGCTTTACACAGACAAACAGTATTTGGAGTATATAGTCA ATTCTTCGGAAAATTCTGGTTTGGGAAAGGACATTTTCGAAAAATCAAAGAAAGGACTTGATTATTTGAAAGACCGCTGTATGTTTTGGGAAAACCAGACCCCCATTCCTTTACGCCCTGATCCTATGTTACTTCAACAACTGTATGGGTCACGGATGCCCTCCCGCCGGATGTCGGTCACCCGACAGGCGCCTGGGTCTCCCATGACGCAAGTGAAACTAGACAGTTTGAGAGACAAAGACCGCGGGAAAACATTTTATAGGTGA